In Terriglobus aquaticus, the genomic window GTGACAGCGCGGCCCTTTTGCCGGTCGGGCGATTGGGTCCGCACCTTGCCCTTGCTGAAGGAGGCGGCCTTCTTCGCGGCTACAGCCTTGCGCCCCTTGGGGGAGGCTCCGCTGAGCGCGCCGGCGGAGGGCTTTGCGCCCTTGGGTGTGGCACCCTTGTGCGGACGCGTTTGTGCCGACCGGTGCTTTTTGCCGAGCCGCTTTTTCTCAGGAGCCATTGCGAAGACCTGCCAGAGTCAAGGGTAGCAGTGTCGGTGTTTCCATTGCCTGGGCAGCGTTGCGAAGTTCACACTGCTTGCAGGTGCGGGAGCGAGCGTGAATCGAAGAAGCTTTCTGGAGAAGTCAGCCGTCGCGGTGATCGCAAGCCAGGCAAGGGCGTTCGGACTTGCTTCGGAGGCGCCAGCCGCGGTGAATGCCGATGCGCCTGTGTTTCAGACGGCGGATGCTCGGTGGCAGGCGGGATACGATCACGCGTTGCGCGTGCTGGCGGGCAATGTGCAACGGCTGCCGAACTACAAGGACGTGGTGCTGATCGAGGGTGCGGTGTACCCCGGCATCTGGCAGGAGTGTGGGCCGCACGAGTCGCTGGTATACCGGAGGTTCCGGCCGGAGGTGGCGCGCGCGAGCCACATGGTGTTCTTTGACAAGCAGCGGAACGACGGCCAGTTGCCGGCGAATCACAAGCGCACCGAGACGGGATTCGGGCAAACCCAGATGGTCGTGCCGATCGCCGCGACGGCGTGGGAGCTGGCTGCGGCGACGCGCGACGAGGAGTTCCTGCATACGGCGTATACGGCGTGCAGTGGATGGGACGGCTGGCTTTCGCAGTACCGCAACACGCGTGCGACGGGGTTGGTCGAGGGCTTTTGCACGTACGACACCGGAATGGACAACAGCCCACGGTGGAAGGGTATTCCGAATCAGTGCCCGGGAAAAGATGCGAAGCGGTTTCCGGAGGGGTACAAGCTGCCGCGGCTGTGTCCGGACCTGTCGGCGACGGTGTACGGCGGGCGGGTAGCGCTGGCGGAGATGGCGCGTGCGCTGGGTCGGCCGTCGGAGGCGCAGCAATGTCAGGACCGTGCGGAAAGGCTGCGTGCGCTGATCCTGAAGCGGCTGTATGTGCCGGAGGATGCGGCGTTCTACGACCTTGATGCGGACGACAAGTTCGTGCGGGTCGATTGCGACATCCTGTCGCGTATGTGCGGTGAGCATGTGGTGGAGCAGAAGCTGTTCGAGACGCTGTGGGCGCGGCAGTTCAGCGATCCGAAGAAGTTCTGGGCGCCGTACCCGTTGCCGTCGGTGGCGCTGGACGATCCGCAGTTTGTGCGGCCCATTCCGCGCAACAGCTGGGGTGGCGCGACCCAGGCACTGACCGCGCTGCGCACGCCACAATGGATGGACCACTACGGCCGGTCGGCCGAGTTTGCTCACCTTGCGAATCAGTGGTGCGAGGCGATCCTGCGCGAGGGCGATTTCCGGCAGCAGATGGACCCGGTCAGCGGCGTCTTCAGCCATGAGGATTCGGGCGGCTACTCGCCGGCAGCGCTGGTGATGGTGGACTTCACGTGGAGGCTGGCGGGCATCGTGGAGACCCCGGGAGAGGTGCAGTGGAACGTTCGGCCCGGGTGTGCGGCCAGCAACGGGGCGAGCTTCCGTATGCGCTCGGATTCAGGAGCGATGCTCGACTTGAGCTACGCCGCCGATGGAGCGACACTGAGGCGGAACGGGCGCGAGATCGCGCGGCTGACCGGGGGCACAGCGCGTGTGATTACTGACCCTAATGGCACACCGACTGCCCTGCTCGGCATTCATGCCGAGGCGCAGGCCGTCACGTTCCAACAGGGCCGGCACAAGCGGCATTACACCCTTCGCGCCAATGAACGCGTGCTGCTGAAGGCGTAGGCTGCGAGCGGCAGCGAACGCCTAAGATGAAGAGAGGGGCCTTCGCCTCTTCTTCGTCATGCCTGCTGCCGCCACCAGTGCCGATGCTTTGCCCACGCTGCGCGAGTTCTTTGCGCCGGGTGGGGTGTTGGCGCAGTCGTCGCTGAGCTATGAGCATCGGCCTGGGCAGTTTGAGATGGCCAAGGCTGTCGAGAAGGCGCTGGAGGAGCGGCGGCACCTGATCGTGGAGGCGGGTACCGGCACGGGCAAGACGCTGGCGTATCTGTTGCCGGCGCTGCGCGTCGCGCGGGAGCAGGGCAAGCGCGTGATTGTCTCCACCGGTACCAAGAACCTGCAGGAGCAGTTGTTCTTCAAAGACATTCCATTTTTGGAGTCGCTGCTTGGGCCGCTGCGCGTGACGTACATGAAGGGGCGCGGCAACTACATCTGCAAGCAGAAGCTGTACGCGTTGCAGGCGGCACCGCTGCTGAGTGAGCCGGCGGAGATCCAGCAGTTCCACATCATTCGCGATTGGGAGAAGGATACGACGACGGGTGATCGCGCGGAGATCGCGGGCTTGCCCGAGCCGTCGGCGCTGTTCAGCAAGCTGGATGCGCGCAGCGAGGCGTGCCTGGGGCAGACGTGCCCGAACTTCGAGCCGTGCTGGATCACGCAGATGCGCAAGCGGGCGCTGGAGAGCGACCTGATCATCGTGAACCATCACCTGTTCTTTGCGGATCTCAACATCAAGCAGCAGGCTGCGGGAGCGCCGGATGCGGGTGTGCTGCCCGAGGCGGCGGCGGTCATCTTCGACGAGGCGCACGAACTGGAGCATGTGGCCAGCGAATACTTCGGCGTGGCGGTGTCGCAGCAGCGATGCGAGGAACTGGCGCGCGACACGGAGCTGCTGCTGAAGGCGAAGAAGGTCTCAATCGACGGTGTGCAGAATGCTACCAACATGCTGCGGGAGCGGTCGCGTCTGTTCTTTGGGACGCTGCCGCAGGCGGCTGGGACGATCGGCAGGCAGCCGTTTCCGGATCGTGCGAGCTTTCTGGAGGAGCATGGCGAGCACTACGCGACGTTTACCGTTGCACTGGAGCGGCTGTTCGACGAATTGGAGCGGCTGAAGGATGTGGAGGAGGCGGCAGGGCTGCGGCGGCGCGCGATGGACCTGCGGCTGAGCACGCGCTTCCTGATGGAATCGGACGATCCGAACACGGTGTTCTGGATCGAGCGGCGCGCCGGCGGCGGCGTGAAGAACGCTTCGCGCACCAGCCTGGGCACGGCGCCGAGTTACCACACGCACCTGCAGGCGACGCCGATCGATGTGTCGGAGATTTTGCAGACGCAGTTGTTCACCAGCTTCAGCACGGTGGTGCTGACCAGCGCGACGCTGACGGTGCAGGGTGGCTTCGACCACATCAGCAAGCGGCTGGGGCTGTTGGGCGCGCGCGAACTCACCGTGCCGTCACACTTTCAGTACGGCAAGCAGGCGCTGTTGTACCTGCCGCCGTACCTACCCGATCCACGCGATTACGCATATAACGACCAGGCGGCGGAGCGCATGCGGCGCGTGTTGGAGCTGTCGCGTGGCCGCGCGTTCTGCCTGTTCACCAGCTATGCGCAGATGCGGCTGATGTATGAGCGCATGCTGGTGGAACTGCCGTTTCCGCTGTTGTTGCAGGGCACCGCGCCGCGCAAGGCGCTGATGGATGAGTTCCGCACCACGCCGAACGCGGTGCTGTTTGGCACGTCGAGTTTCTGGCAAGGCGTGGACGTGCAGGGCGAGCAGTTGAGCTGCGTCATCATTGACCGGCTGCCGTTCGCGGTGCCAAGCGACCCGGTGGTGCAGGCGCGCATGGAGGCGGTGGAGCGCGCAGGCGGTAAGCCGTTTTACGACCTGCAGATCCCGCAGGCGGTGATCACGCTGAAGCAGGGCTTCGGGCGCTTGATTCGTTCCGCTACGGATCGCGGTGTGCTGGTGCTGCTGGACAATCGCGTGCAGCGGCAGAGCTATGGCAAGGTCTTCCTGGACAGCCTGCCGCCCTATCGCATTACGCAGGACATTGAAGAGGTCGAACGATTCTTCATGCGGCCTGATGTGCCAGGTTCTACCCGGTAACGGCGATCTCCGACGCCACGCTTGGCTTCTCAGTCGCGGCTGTGTACATGCCGGCTGCGACGATCAGAATCGCGCCGAGAAGCATCGCGAGCGTGAGCCGTTCTCCCCAGAGGACATACCCGATCACGGCTCCTACGGGGAGCTGGCTGTAGTGGAATTGCGAGACGTACGCCGTGGCAGCGTGGCGCAGGGCGAAGAAGAAGCAGAGGTTGCCGACGACTCCGAAGACCGAAATGGCGACGATCACGCCGGACATCCGCAACGACACGCTCTGCAGGTGACCAGCGGTGCATGCGCCCGCTACCAGGGCGATGGTGATGCCGGAGACGAAGGCCAGGCTGTTGGCCGACTCCGTTTGCGTGAGGCGGCGCGACCACACCATGTTTGCCGAAAAGCAGGCGACACACACCGCGCAGG contains:
- a CDS encoding ATP-dependent DNA helicase; this translates as MPAAATSADALPTLREFFAPGGVLAQSSLSYEHRPGQFEMAKAVEKALEERRHLIVEAGTGTGKTLAYLLPALRVAREQGKRVIVSTGTKNLQEQLFFKDIPFLESLLGPLRVTYMKGRGNYICKQKLYALQAAPLLSEPAEIQQFHIIRDWEKDTTTGDRAEIAGLPEPSALFSKLDARSEACLGQTCPNFEPCWITQMRKRALESDLIIVNHHLFFADLNIKQQAAGAPDAGVLPEAAAVIFDEAHELEHVASEYFGVAVSQQRCEELARDTELLLKAKKVSIDGVQNATNMLRERSRLFFGTLPQAAGTIGRQPFPDRASFLEEHGEHYATFTVALERLFDELERLKDVEEAAGLRRRAMDLRLSTRFLMESDDPNTVFWIERRAGGGVKNASRTSLGTAPSYHTHLQATPIDVSEILQTQLFTSFSTVVLTSATLTVQGGFDHISKRLGLLGARELTVPSHFQYGKQALLYLPPYLPDPRDYAYNDQAAERMRRVLELSRGRAFCLFTSYAQMRLMYERMLVELPFPLLLQGTAPRKALMDEFRTTPNAVLFGTSSFWQGVDVQGEQLSCVIIDRLPFAVPSDPVVQARMEAVERAGGKPFYDLQIPQAVITLKQGFGRLIRSATDRGVLVLLDNRVQRQSYGKVFLDSLPPYRITQDIEEVERFFMRPDVPGSTR
- a CDS encoding MGH1-like glycoside hydrolase domain-containing protein, with amino-acid sequence MNRRSFLEKSAVAVIASQARAFGLASEAPAAVNADAPVFQTADARWQAGYDHALRVLAGNVQRLPNYKDVVLIEGAVYPGIWQECGPHESLVYRRFRPEVARASHMVFFDKQRNDGQLPANHKRTETGFGQTQMVVPIAATAWELAAATRDEEFLHTAYTACSGWDGWLSQYRNTRATGLVEGFCTYDTGMDNSPRWKGIPNQCPGKDAKRFPEGYKLPRLCPDLSATVYGGRVALAEMARALGRPSEAQQCQDRAERLRALILKRLYVPEDAAFYDLDADDKFVRVDCDILSRMCGEHVVEQKLFETLWARQFSDPKKFWAPYPLPSVALDDPQFVRPIPRNSWGGATQALTALRTPQWMDHYGRSAEFAHLANQWCEAILREGDFRQQMDPVSGVFSHEDSGGYSPAALVMVDFTWRLAGIVETPGEVQWNVRPGCAASNGASFRMRSDSGAMLDLSYAADGATLRRNGREIARLTGGTARVITDPNGTPTALLGIHAEAQAVTFQQGRHKRHYTLRANERVLLKA